Proteins found in one Pseudomonas marvdashtae genomic segment:
- a CDS encoding DUF4350 domain-containing protein, whose product MSRRTGLLIGVGVAALTGALAIYLYLKAVPYQEVIEHGPSPEAQANPYLAAEHFLRKHGINVEHANSLDVLPTLEPHQRSLLLLGERSNMTPRDVDQLMNWTRAGGRLLFVAEALWDDSTGSSGDLLLDRVRLRQLLSKDLKEPDPELIKDPYPKLTKLYLEDEEAPAYLGFDTDFHLEDPLNLVQAWANSAQATHLMQLNHGLGTITVLTDAELWKSDQIDQYDNAWLLWYLSADTDVTLLFNTDHDNLLTLLLRYFPQALVALLALVALWFWRSAVRHGPLQQPAPKARRQLQEHLQASAAFHLRHNGQQQLLQTLQQDVLRRARQLHPGFEQLVVADQWQVLARLTRQPTRTISQALSPRPKQRLSSAEFCRQVTLLQTLRNAL is encoded by the coding sequence ATGAGCCGGCGCACAGGGTTGCTGATCGGGGTCGGGGTCGCCGCGTTGACCGGTGCCTTGGCCATTTACCTGTACCTCAAGGCCGTGCCTTATCAGGAAGTCATCGAGCATGGCCCCTCCCCCGAGGCTCAGGCCAATCCCTACCTGGCCGCCGAACACTTCTTGCGCAAGCACGGCATCAACGTCGAGCATGCCAACAGCCTGGACGTCCTGCCGACCCTGGAGCCGCACCAGCGCAGCCTGTTGCTGCTGGGCGAACGCAGCAACATGACCCCACGGGACGTCGACCAGTTGATGAATTGGACCCGCGCCGGAGGGCGTCTGCTGTTCGTTGCCGAGGCCCTGTGGGATGACAGCACCGGCAGCAGCGGCGATCTACTGCTGGACCGCGTGCGCCTGCGCCAGTTGCTGAGCAAGGACCTCAAGGAGCCCGATCCGGAGCTCATCAAGGACCCCTACCCGAAACTGACCAAGCTGTACCTGGAGGACGAAGAGGCGCCGGCCTATCTCGGCTTCGACACCGACTTCCACCTTGAAGACCCGCTGAACCTTGTCCAGGCCTGGGCCAACAGTGCGCAGGCGACCCACTTGATGCAACTGAACCACGGCCTGGGCACGATCACCGTGCTCACCGACGCCGAGCTGTGGAAGAGCGACCAGATCGACCAATACGACAACGCCTGGCTGCTCTGGTACCTGAGCGCCGACACGGACGTCACGCTGCTATTCAATACCGACCATGACAATCTGCTGACCTTGCTGCTGCGCTATTTCCCCCAGGCCTTGGTGGCGCTGCTGGCCCTGGTTGCCCTGTGGTTCTGGCGTTCGGCGGTGCGCCATGGTCCGCTGCAACAACCGGCGCCCAAGGCGCGCCGCCAACTGCAAGAACACCTGCAAGCCAGCGCCGCGTTCCATCTGCGTCATAACGGTCAACAACAGCTGCTGCAGACCTTGCAGCAGGACGTGCTGCGTCGGGCTCGCCAGCTTCATCCGGGCTTCGAGCAATTGGTCGTCGCCGATCAATGGCAGGTGCTTGCGCGCCTGACTCGCCAACCCACCCGAACCATCAGCCAGGCCCTCAGCCCCCGGCCGAAACAGCGCTTGTCCAGCGCCGAGTTCTGCCGCCAGGTCACCCTTTTGCAAACCCTTAGGAATGCCTTATAG
- a CDS encoding DUF4129 domain-containing protein, producing MRLSDATVVIRPRTTWEAMDLGVLMSQRHRRLLMTSWALVTLPVYALLALLLWDSPSLVMFIFWWLKPAFDRLPLYILSKALFGETPTLKQALRQWPALLKPQLLASLTWRRLSPSRSFLMPVVQLEGLAGEAREQRLRVLLQRNGGAAQWLTIIGVHLEMALWFGLMALFYLFIPQQVELEWDWQTLIAVAEHDWLWLEHLINLLYPLLLILWEPVYVACGFSLYLNRRTMLEAWDIELVFRRLRQRLSAVAPMLILLALTLLPLAPPAWAAEDSNAPDSPRLLNQPLTSEASRDSIKTILEAPPFKNPETVTRYRFGEEQTSESTEAGQAPGWLKSMFEWSAKRFDTIATLIQVVLWAALVGAVVWLGWHYRERLKALVNLRPTKRLSAERPTPARMFGLDIREESLPDDVATSAEQLWSGAPREALGLLYRALLSRLHHEFDVPLKPADTEGQVLQRVEQLQHEHLLVFSNNLTLHWQNIAYGHRAPPPHLQQELCNGWRQLFGPGASR from the coding sequence ATGCGCCTGAGTGACGCCACCGTCGTCATCCGTCCACGTACCACTTGGGAAGCCATGGACCTGGGTGTGCTGATGAGCCAGCGGCATCGGCGACTACTGATGACCAGCTGGGCGCTTGTCACGCTGCCGGTCTATGCGCTGCTGGCATTGTTGCTGTGGGATTCGCCGTCCCTGGTAATGTTTATATTCTGGTGGCTGAAACCAGCCTTCGACCGGCTGCCCTTGTACATCTTGTCCAAGGCGCTGTTTGGCGAGACGCCCACCTTGAAGCAGGCCTTGCGCCAATGGCCGGCTTTGCTCAAGCCCCAATTGCTGGCCAGCCTGACCTGGCGCCGGCTGAGCCCGAGCCGCAGCTTCCTGATGCCCGTCGTGCAACTCGAAGGGCTTGCCGGCGAAGCGCGGGAGCAGCGTTTGCGGGTGTTACTTCAACGCAACGGCGGTGCGGCGCAATGGCTGACCATCATCGGCGTGCACCTGGAAATGGCGCTGTGGTTCGGCCTGATGGCGCTGTTCTATTTGTTCATACCGCAGCAGGTCGAGTTGGAATGGGACTGGCAGACATTGATCGCCGTTGCCGAGCACGACTGGTTATGGCTCGAACACCTGATCAACTTGCTCTATCCGCTGCTGCTGATTCTTTGGGAGCCGGTGTACGTCGCCTGCGGCTTCAGCCTCTACCTGAACCGGCGCACCATGCTTGAGGCCTGGGACATCGAATTGGTATTCCGCCGACTGCGCCAGCGCCTGAGCGCCGTAGCGCCGATGCTGATACTGCTGGCATTGACCCTGCTACCGCTGGCGCCACCGGCCTGGGCCGCCGAAGACAGCAACGCGCCCGACAGTCCCCGACTGCTCAACCAACCGCTTACCAGCGAGGCCTCCCGGGACAGCATCAAGACGATCCTCGAAGCCCCACCGTTCAAGAATCCGGAAACAGTCACCCGTTATCGTTTCGGTGAAGAGCAAACCAGCGAGTCAACCGAGGCTGGCCAAGCCCCGGGCTGGCTCAAATCGATGTTCGAATGGAGCGCCAAACGCTTCGACACCATCGCCACGCTGATCCAAGTAGTGCTCTGGGCCGCGCTGGTGGGCGCGGTCGTCTGGCTGGGCTGGCATTATCGCGAGCGACTCAAGGCCCTGGTGAACCTGCGCCCGACGAAGCGCCTGAGCGCAGAGCGGCCCACGCCCGCCCGAATGTTCGGCCTGGATATTCGTGAGGAAAGCCTGCCGGACGACGTCGCGACCAGCGCCGAGCAGCTATGGTCCGGTGCTCCCCGAGAGGCGCTGGGCTTGCTGTATCGAGCATTGCTGAGCCGTTTGCACCATGAGTTCGACGTTCCTCTGAAACCCGCCGATACCGAAGGCCAAGTGTTGCAACGTGTCGAACAGCTCCAGCACGAGCACTTGTTGGTCTTCAGCAATAACCTGACGCTGCACTGGCAGAACATTGCCTATGGGCACCGTGCCCCGCCGCCCCATCTGCAACAGGAACTGTGCAATGGATGGCGTCAGCTGTTCGGCCCGGGGGCGTCCCGATGA
- a CDS encoding stage II sporulation protein M translates to MKQSLFESRHQAQWDQLSRLLDQLERSRGVAQSSDFPQVYRRLCHHLALAQTRGYSSLLVDALQQLALRGHQQLYRDRSHPSTSVSAFILAGFPQLVRAQWRFVLAAGLMFLGSLIGIGVLVYLFPELVYSLLSVEEISGMRAMYDPAAGHLGRSIERAASEDWAMFGYYIMHNIGIAFQTFASGLLFGLGSAFFLFFNGLTIGAVAGHLTQIGSGATFWSFVIGHGAFELTAIVLAGAAGLHLGWALIAPGRLTRGEALRLAAGKSVLMIGGVILLLLIAAFVEAYWSSSAVTPATKYTVGALLWLLVLGYLLFAGRGHHAPE, encoded by the coding sequence ATGAAGCAAAGCCTGTTCGAAAGTCGCCACCAAGCGCAATGGGACCAGTTGTCCCGGCTGCTCGACCAGTTGGAACGCAGCCGTGGCGTTGCCCAGAGCAGCGATTTTCCTCAAGTCTATCGACGGCTCTGCCATCATCTGGCGCTGGCACAGACGCGCGGTTACAGCAGCCTGCTGGTGGATGCGTTGCAGCAACTGGCGCTGCGCGGCCACCAGCAACTCTATCGGGATCGCAGCCACCCCTCGACCAGCGTGTCGGCCTTTATCCTGGCCGGTTTCCCCCAACTGGTGCGCGCACAATGGCGGTTCGTCCTGGCGGCTGGCCTGATGTTCCTGGGTAGCCTGATCGGCATCGGGGTATTGGTCTATCTGTTTCCCGAACTGGTCTATAGCCTCCTGAGCGTCGAGGAAATCAGCGGGATGCGCGCCATGTACGATCCGGCGGCGGGGCACCTGGGACGCTCGATCGAGCGAGCCGCCAGCGAGGATTGGGCCATGTTCGGTTATTACATCATGCACAACATCGGCATTGCCTTTCAGACCTTTGCCAGTGGCTTGCTGTTTGGCCTGGGCAGCGCGTTTTTCCTGTTTTTCAACGGCCTGACTATCGGGGCGGTGGCCGGGCACCTCACCCAGATCGGCTCCGGCGCAACGTTCTGGTCCTTCGTGATCGGCCACGGCGCCTTCGAACTCACTGCCATCGTGCTGGCCGGCGCCGCGGGCCTGCATTTGGGCTGGGCGTTGATCGCGCCGGGGCGCCTCACCCGCGGTGAAGCCTTGCGGCTCGCCGCGGGCAAAAGCGTGCTGATGATCGGCGGCGTGATATTGCTGTTGCTGATCGCCGCATTCGTCGAGGCCTACTGGTCCTCCAGCGCGGTGACACCGGCCACCAAATACACCGTCGGCGCATTGTTGTGGCTGCTGGTGCTCGGTTACCTGCTGTTTGCCGGACGAGGCCACCATGCGCCTGAGTGA